The following are encoded in a window of Terriglobales bacterium genomic DNA:
- a CDS encoding glycosyltransferase family 2 protein produces the protein MRVSVIIPTHNEAEAIERVLADLPSDLTTEVIVVDSNSNDGTPEIAARMGARVVQEPRRGYGRACLTGLATANSPDVVVFLDGDYSDRPSELPILLAPITEGRADITLGSRLQERGSVGALPWHQVFGNRLAACLIRLLYGLDISDLGPFRAGRADVLRALALEETTYGWAVEMILKGAVAGFRVVEVPVSYHPRIGKSKIGGTLKGTVGAAWFILSLIARYYLRHRRAGTPRPA, from the coding sequence GTGCGAGTTTCCGTCATCATCCCCACCCATAATGAAGCGGAGGCGATTGAGCGCGTTTTAGCGGATCTCCCGTCCGATCTCACGACGGAGGTCATCGTTGTCGACAGCAACTCGAATGACGGGACGCCCGAGATCGCTGCAAGAATGGGAGCCCGCGTGGTTCAGGAACCCCGCCGCGGCTATGGGCGAGCGTGCCTCACGGGTCTGGCAACGGCAAATTCTCCTGACGTGGTTGTGTTCCTTGATGGCGACTACAGCGATCGGCCCTCTGAACTGCCGATTCTCTTAGCGCCAATCACTGAGGGGCGTGCGGACATCACGCTCGGTTCCCGCCTCCAGGAGCGGGGTTCTGTGGGGGCGTTGCCTTGGCATCAGGTGTTTGGTAATCGTCTCGCCGCCTGTCTGATCAGGCTTCTCTATGGACTAGACATCAGTGATCTTGGCCCATTTCGGGCTGGCCGCGCAGATGTTCTACGCGCGCTCGCCCTGGAGGAGACCACTTATGGCTGGGCGGTTGAGATGATCCTGAAGGGTGCCGTCGCGGGATTTCGCGTGGTTGAAGTCCCGGTGAGCTATCACCCGCGTATCGGAAAATCGAAGATCGGCGGTACGCTGAAAGGCACGGTCGGCGCCGCCTGGTTCATTCTCAGTTTGATAGCGCGATACTATTTGCGGCATCGAAGAGCCGGCACGCCACGGCCAGCTTAG
- a CDS encoding radical SAM protein, whose product MKAAIDLDVGRKTFASGLLMELIAALHRSRPGDLIAVVGDEESIGPELETWSRFTGNPLLETTVENGRTRWVFRYGTVPVPAEDNRPVGSRLWLYTNFDCNLHCDYCCVRSSPTAPRRELGLARIQRITREAAELGVKEIFVTGGEPFLLEDIGDILLSCSAAAPTTVLTNGMLFAGRRIESLRALPRERIVLQISLDSATPGRHDLHRGPGTWARAREGIQYARAQGFRVRLAATVSTDAEAEEFRQLLDEEKIAAEDRVIRRIALRGAASDGVAVTRADLVPEVTITADGVYWHPVGAEDADLLVTRDIFPLSESFAAVRRAFDREGEHTNKLARIFNCA is encoded by the coding sequence GTGAAGGCTGCGATCGATCTCGATGTTGGGCGAAAGACCTTTGCGTCTGGTCTGCTAATGGAGTTGATCGCTGCGCTGCATCGCAGCCGCCCGGGTGATTTAATCGCGGTTGTCGGTGACGAAGAGAGTATTGGACCTGAGCTGGAAACGTGGAGCCGGTTTACCGGAAACCCACTGCTGGAGACCACAGTCGAAAATGGGCGGACGCGGTGGGTGTTCCGTTATGGAACTGTTCCGGTGCCTGCCGAAGACAATCGGCCGGTGGGCTCACGCCTTTGGCTCTATACGAACTTCGACTGTAACCTGCATTGCGACTACTGCTGCGTGCGTTCCTCGCCCACAGCGCCGCGACGGGAACTAGGGCTGGCACGCATACAGCGGATCACTCGCGAAGCGGCGGAGCTCGGCGTCAAAGAAATCTTCGTAACCGGAGGCGAGCCGTTTCTCCTGGAAGATATCGGCGACATTCTGCTTTCTTGCTCTGCAGCCGCCCCGACCACAGTCCTGACCAACGGAATGCTCTTTGCCGGACGACGCATCGAAAGCTTGCGAGCGCTGCCCCGCGAGCGAATTGTCCTGCAAATCAGCTTGGACAGTGCGACGCCAGGCCGGCACGACCTCCATCGTGGGCCCGGAACATGGGCGCGAGCACGCGAAGGTATTCAGTACGCCCGTGCGCAGGGATTTCGAGTGCGATTGGCTGCAACCGTTTCGACCGATGCCGAGGCCGAGGAGTTTCGTCAGTTGCTCGACGAAGAGAAGATTGCGGCAGAAGACCGAGTCATACGCCGTATCGCGTTGCGTGGTGCTGCCAGCGACGGTGTCGCCGTCACTCGAGCCGATCTAGTACCGGAAGTTACGATTACCGCTGACGGCGTGTATTGGCATCCAGTGGGCGCGGAAGATGCCGATCTGCTGGTGACGCGCGACATCTTTCCTCTTTCCGAGTCCTTCGCAGCCGTCCGACGTGCCTTCGACCGTGAAGGCGAACACACGAACAAGCTGGCGAGGATTTTTAACTGTGCATGA
- a CDS encoding TIGR04282 family arsenosugar biosynthesis glycosyltransferase: MKPESETVVGSSCSDRVLVIMAKAPRPGAVKTRLASALSPAAVTDFYCCLMDDTLALARSLGDLEVAIMCPDTDVNELAQLAGSAASVVAQKGEGLAAGLISVFAHFAEDRRRRTIAFNSDSPHLPRSVLEDAFETLAAYDVIVGPTHDGGYYLVGAKASHPALFAGDGMGTSSALERLLSRARALELSVGFADPFWDIDVADDLTRLAAELRLAPARAPRTAGWLKEWELAVAHLRTGTGEL, translated from the coding sequence ATGAAACCCGAAAGCGAGACGGTGGTGGGTTCTTCATGTAGTGATCGTGTGCTGGTAATTATGGCGAAAGCACCAAGGCCAGGCGCGGTCAAGACTCGCCTGGCGTCCGCCCTTTCTCCCGCGGCTGTCACTGATTTCTATTGCTGTCTTATGGACGACACTCTCGCGTTGGCACGGTCATTGGGCGATCTGGAAGTTGCCATCATGTGCCCGGACACCGACGTAAATGAGCTGGCTCAATTGGCAGGCAGCGCAGCGAGCGTAGTTGCCCAAAAAGGTGAAGGTCTTGCCGCGGGCCTCATTTCGGTATTTGCGCACTTCGCGGAAGACCGTCGACGACGCACCATTGCCTTCAACAGTGACAGCCCCCACCTGCCGCGTTCTGTTCTCGAAGACGCGTTCGAAACGCTGGCCGCGTATGACGTAATCGTGGGACCAACGCATGACGGAGGCTACTATCTAGTAGGTGCAAAAGCTTCGCATCCTGCGCTTTTTGCAGGCGATGGAATGGGCACCAGCAGTGCGCTGGAAAGACTCCTCTCGCGCGCACGAGCTCTTGAGCTCTCCGTAGGTTTCGCAGATCCATTTTGGGACATTGATGTAGCTGATGATCTCACTCGCCTGGCAGCGGAGTTGCGTCTGGCTCCGGCGAGGGCGCCACGCACGGCGGGGTGGCTTAAAGAGTGGGAGCTTGCGGTCGCGCATTTGCGGACGGGCACGGGAGAACTGTGA
- a CDS encoding VOC family protein, whose amino-acid sequence MNQKQLRTTLAHPTPELPVEDVERAQQHYRDALGFEIGWLYPGGDIGAVSRDNVAIFFRRRGRPFEPAVHWVFAADIDATYEELHSRGARIVEPLEKKPWGIRQFTVEDIDGNRFYFHCD is encoded by the coding sequence GTGAATCAGAAACAGTTGCGAACGACGCTCGCACATCCCACGCCGGAGCTCCCGGTTGAGGACGTGGAGCGGGCTCAGCAGCATTATCGCGATGCGCTCGGCTTCGAGATTGGTTGGTTATATCCAGGAGGCGATATCGGTGCCGTCTCGCGTGATAACGTCGCGATTTTCTTTCGCAGGAGAGGCCGCCCATTCGAACCTGCTGTTCACTGGGTATTTGCGGCGGACATTGACGCGACTTACGAGGAATTGCACTCGCGGGGCGCACGAATCGTTGAACCCCTCGAGAAGAAGCCTTGGGGTATCCGCCAGTTCACCGTGGAAGATATCGATGGAAACCGCTTCTATTTTCACTGCGACTGA
- a CDS encoding DoxX family membrane protein, translated as MMAANLSPAQNQTTGATSLRDATSGLAIVRLTLGAMFIWVFFENLAKGLYTSGGYAGLISYYLKASHAPAAWKAVMGLAAKHAAIAAPMQGLTEISLGILLVIGLLTRPAAFVAFLFLGSLWISELGTAWIWELLVPVLASLGLAVGRAGRRWGVDALLSRRWPSSPWW; from the coding sequence ATGATGGCGGCAAACCTCAGTCCAGCGCAAAACCAGACAACCGGAGCGACCAGCTTGCGCGATGCCACAAGCGGGCTGGCAATAGTTCGTCTCACGCTAGGCGCAATGTTTATCTGGGTCTTCTTCGAAAATCTGGCCAAGGGTCTTTACACTTCGGGAGGCTACGCAGGTTTGATCAGTTATTACCTCAAGGCAAGTCACGCGCCGGCCGCATGGAAGGCAGTGATGGGCCTGGCGGCAAAGCACGCGGCGATTGCAGCTCCCATGCAGGGATTGACCGAGATCTCTCTCGGTATCCTGCTCGTCATCGGTCTGCTCACCCGACCGGCTGCGTTTGTCGCTTTTCTGTTTCTCGGCAGCCTTTGGATTTCCGAGTTGGGCACTGCCTGGATCTGGGAACTGCTGGTCCCGGTGCTCGCATCGCTCGGGCTCGCTGTCGGACGCGCTGGCCGGAGATGGGGCGTTGACGCCCTGCTGTCGCGACGGTGGCCATCTTCTCCGTGGTGGTAA
- a CDS encoding PhnD/SsuA/transferrin family substrate-binding protein, giving the protein MSKTIWVGAVAYNPKVVSIWEGMRRYFHEEAHLPVEVVLFQSYEAQVLALLAQPGEAVPRIDIAWNTNLAYLQADEWSGHACRAIAMRDTDLGWMTKIVAVTGGPISTLADLKNRTLALGSRDSGHAAILPVHFLEQQGMREGRDYRALRFDSDVGKHGDTGTSEVEVVRAVLDGRADAGAIGSPFWNTVRNDRLVPEGGLRELWSSPAYNHCMFTARPDLDADRERRFVEALSAMSYENPVHRSILDAEGLQRWLTPHLDGYAALRQAAAQQGFFQQAFAKSA; this is encoded by the coding sequence ATGAGCAAAACAATCTGGGTCGGCGCTGTTGCATACAATCCGAAAGTGGTTTCGATCTGGGAAGGGATGCGGCGCTACTTTCACGAGGAAGCGCATCTTCCCGTTGAGGTCGTGCTATTTCAGAGCTACGAGGCGCAGGTCCTCGCGCTCCTTGCCCAACCGGGCGAGGCTGTGCCGCGTATCGATATCGCCTGGAACACAAACCTTGCCTACCTGCAGGCTGATGAGTGGAGCGGCCACGCCTGTCGCGCGATCGCCATGCGCGACACCGATCTCGGCTGGATGACCAAGATCGTCGCGGTCACGGGAGGACCCATTTCTACGCTCGCCGATCTGAAAAATCGGACGCTCGCGCTTGGCAGTCGAGACAGCGGACACGCTGCGATTCTTCCCGTTCACTTTTTGGAACAGCAAGGCATGCGCGAGGGAAGGGATTACCGGGCGCTGCGCTTCGACAGCGACGTAGGTAAACATGGCGATACCGGGACCAGCGAAGTAGAAGTGGTGCGCGCCGTCCTTGACGGACGAGCCGACGCCGGCGCTATCGGCAGCCCATTCTGGAACACTGTGCGTAACGACCGCCTGGTGCCCGAAGGCGGCCTTCGTGAGCTATGGTCCTCTCCGGCATACAACCATTGCATGTTCACGGCGAGGCCTGACCTCGACGCAGATCGGGAACGCCGGTTTGTCGAAGCGCTCTCAGCCATGAGCTACGAAAACCCGGTTCATCGCTCCATTCTCGACGCCGAAGGGCTGCAGCGTTGGCTAACGCCTCACCTCGATGGTTACGCTGCCTTGCGGCAAGCCGCGGCGCAGCAGGGATTCTTTCAGCAGGCCTTTGCTAAGTCGGCGTGA
- a CDS encoding acyl-CoA dehydrogenase family protein — protein sequence MTHDAAVLKARDSASRVLAPSAAQNDKAGRFSTEAIASLGESGLLGLMLPANVGGLGLGPHTFAAVIATLAEADASVAMVYLMHILGAAAISAARPGATRAVTPILQAISAGRHLSTLAFSEAGSRSHFWAPISRARRNGDGVHISAKKSWVTSAGQAQSYVVSALAPEGAGPTDSTLYFVGAGTRGLSVAGPWDGLGLRANASAPIALDDCEVPSDFQLTDDGAGFPTMMNVVLPLFNLGSAAVALGLCRAAVAGTTSHLKSAKFEHLGRSLGESLPTLRAQLATMQIDTDGLSARIDDLIEHLEKPRETTMLRVLESKAAAGEVAISVTSAAMRVCGGAAFSKHLGIERLFRDAHAGAVMAPTVDVLREFIGKSLLGMPLF from the coding sequence ATGACTCATGACGCGGCCGTTTTGAAAGCCCGCGACTCTGCCAGTCGCGTGTTGGCGCCATCCGCAGCGCAAAACGATAAGGCGGGGCGATTCTCTACCGAGGCTATCGCGTCGCTGGGTGAGTCCGGACTGCTTGGGCTGATGCTGCCCGCTAATGTTGGCGGTCTAGGATTAGGTCCCCACACGTTTGCGGCTGTTATCGCCACGCTCGCCGAGGCAGATGCTTCGGTCGCCATGGTGTATCTCATGCACATTCTCGGCGCGGCGGCGATCTCGGCAGCGCGTCCAGGCGCGACTCGGGCAGTCACGCCCATATTGCAAGCGATCTCTGCAGGTCGCCACTTATCCACTCTGGCATTCAGTGAAGCCGGCTCGCGCAGCCATTTCTGGGCGCCGATATCGCGGGCACGGCGGAATGGTGACGGCGTACACATAAGCGCGAAGAAATCGTGGGTGACCAGCGCGGGGCAAGCGCAGAGCTATGTCGTTTCTGCGCTTGCTCCTGAAGGCGCTGGACCTACCGATTCGACTCTTTACTTTGTTGGAGCGGGGACACGCGGCCTTTCAGTTGCCGGCCCCTGGGATGGTTTAGGACTTCGCGCCAACGCCTCGGCGCCGATTGCGCTGGACGATTGCGAGGTTCCATCCGATTTTCAGCTTACGGATGACGGCGCGGGCTTTCCGACCATGATGAACGTGGTGCTCCCGCTGTTCAATTTGGGATCAGCAGCCGTGGCTTTGGGATTGTGTCGAGCGGCAGTCGCCGGGACTACGTCGCACCTCAAGAGCGCAAAATTCGAGCATCTCGGCCGGAGCCTCGGCGAGAGTCTGCCTACGCTGCGCGCGCAACTCGCGACGATGCAGATTGACACCGACGGGCTGTCGGCGCGCATCGACGATTTGATCGAGCATCTTGAAAAGCCGCGCGAGACGACCATGCTGCGCGTGCTCGAGAGCAAAGCCGCTGCAGGCGAGGTCGCTATCAGCGTTACCTCAGCAGCAATGCGGGTTTGCGGCGGGGCTGCGTTCTCAAAGCATTTGGGCATCGAGCGCCTCTTCCGCGACGCGCACGCGGGCGCTGTTATGGCGCCAACGGTCGACGTTCTGCGCGAGTTCATCGGGAAATCCCTTTTGGGAATGCCGCTCTTCTGA